In one Oryza glaberrima chromosome 2, OglaRS2, whole genome shotgun sequence genomic region, the following are encoded:
- the LOC127764206 gene encoding probable 4-hydroxy-tetrahydrodipicolinate reductase 1, chloroplastic — protein sequence MLASTFATHPAAAAAARRRGPIRWRLPFCSQIVTVTLRRRFPMARLSITNALASQSLESAPAAPPKHSFPILVNSCTGKMGKAVAEAAVSAGLQLVPVSFSAIEVPDGKVEICDREIYIRDPSEGESILPSIAKDYPDMIVVDYTVPDAVNANAELYCKLGLPFVMGTTGGNRQLLHKTVEDANVYAVISPQMGKQVVAFLAAMEIMAEQFPGAFSGYKLEVMESHQATKLDISGTAKAVISCFQKLGVSFNLNEVKQVRDPQEQLTLVGVPEEHLSGHAFHMYHLTSPDETVSFEFQHNVCGRSIYAEGTVDAALFLHKKIQSGANKKLYDMIDVLREGNMR from the exons ATGCTCGCCTCCACCTTTGCCACGCACCCTGCTGCCGCTGCAGCCGCCAGGCGACGAGGTCCGATCCGCTGGCGCCTGCCGTTCTGTTCCCAAATCGTCACGGTGACGCTGAGGCGGCGGTTTCCAATGGCGAGGCTTTCGATCACGAACGCCCTCGCTAGCCAGAGCCTCGAGAGTGCCCCTGCGGCGCCTCCCAAGCACTCGTTCCCGATACTG GTGAATAGTTGTACTGGGAAAATGGGGAAGGCTGTTGCTGAAGCAGCTGTATCTGCTGGTCTTCAGTTAGTTCCTGTATCATTCAGTGCTATTGAGGTTCCTGATGGAAAGGTTGAAATTTGTGATAGGGAAATTTATATTCGTGACCCATCTGAAGGAGAAAGTATTCTCCCTTCGATTGCTAAGGATTACCCAGATATGATAGTTGTTGACTACACTGTTCCTGATGCTGTTAATG CTAACGCTGAGCTTTACTGTAAACTTGGATTGCCATTTGTTATGGGCACAACAGGTGGAAATAGGCAACTGTTGCACAAAACAGTTGAGGACGCAAACGTGTATGCTGTGATATCCCCACAGATGGGGAAGCAG GTTGTCGCGTTTCTTGCTGCCATGGAAATCATGGCAGAGCAATTCCCCGGTGCATTTTCAGGTTACAAACTAGAG GTCATGGAGTCTCATCAAGCTACAAAATTGGACATTTCTGGCACGGCCAAAGCTGTTATCTCTTGCTTTCAGAAGTTGGGTGTGTCATTTAACTTGAACGAG GTTAAGCAGGTCCGGGATCCTCAGGAACAGCTTACATTGGTTGGTGTCCCAGAAGAACATCTTTCTGGTCACGCATTTCACATGTACCATCTCACTTCACCGGATGAGAC AGTTTCATTTGAGTTTCAACACAATGTATGTGGCCGTTCAATTTACGCAGAGGGAACTGTGGATGCTGCGCTGTTTCTCCATAAAAAG ATACAATCTGGTGCCAACAAGAAATTATATGATATGATTGATGTCCTAAGAGAGGGCAACATGAGATGA